One region of Dokdonia sp. 4H-3-7-5 genomic DNA includes:
- a CDS encoding helix-turn-helix domain-containing protein: MTIRTPLFIIFFLCSLLSISAQELPYLSEIAVPDSIAVKSYPVLRTEFFALFEEDMTSVDSLVLELKGKELIKRAARSENKSDVVKFYLVLAELRNNDFDLFDYILNFTEENNLLVLYETALLSKAISYYYNDQIDMSLQLAEEAYKYSEESGNLSNKWTLKNFIGVLQINYGNVSRGISNLKEVESIYTTGKVKNIHIYNSDSQNKNILASVRYSIASSYFDIDSLDAASDYIEKVKIYADIDNDKEYQNTYLGLKGAILIKQKKYLEGLDVANQYISNDYEKGDDELSHSFAMQGIAYEGLDLTEKATTSFIISDSLFVAAGSDYYFDELKHTFDYLLNHYKNEGNTDKQIEYLNKMIAYEESLGSIKESVSNGVVSMYTIPELTAEKELLIHKLEKEKSTSNAGVILFLILSCIGVIVAIFQYRKRLIYKKRFDNLKAAIEKRIKNEVSSPINTTSTTETTIKSSPPQLKSTQTDKIKAGLKTFEDTLMFTEENITLKSLALQVGTNSTYLSKYINDDKSENFSVYINDLRINHILKLLYSSEKIRTYTVSALAKEVGFSNPKSFSNHFKRITGLSVTYFIKNLENIKAAPAKEKGDNVIDFLERINKTG; this comes from the coding sequence ATGACTATAAGAACCCCTTTATTTATAATATTTTTTCTGTGCTCTTTGCTCTCCATAAGTGCACAAGAACTTCCGTATCTCTCTGAAATTGCTGTACCAGATTCTATAGCTGTAAAAAGTTACCCCGTATTAAGAACTGAATTTTTTGCTCTTTTTGAAGAAGATATGACATCAGTTGATTCATTGGTGCTAGAATTAAAAGGGAAAGAGCTTATAAAACGAGCAGCACGAAGTGAGAATAAATCTGATGTTGTTAAATTTTATCTTGTTTTAGCTGAATTAAGAAATAATGATTTTGATTTATTTGATTACATATTAAATTTTACTGAAGAAAATAATTTGCTCGTTTTGTATGAAACAGCTCTGTTGAGTAAGGCAATATCATATTATTATAATGATCAAATCGATATGTCTTTACAGTTAGCAGAAGAGGCGTATAAATATTCTGAAGAATCCGGAAATTTATCTAACAAATGGACTCTAAAGAATTTTATTGGGGTATTACAGATAAATTATGGAAATGTAAGTCGCGGTATTTCAAATTTAAAGGAAGTAGAGTCTATTTACACAACTGGAAAAGTTAAGAATATTCACATCTACAATAGTGATTCTCAGAACAAGAATATTCTTGCTTCCGTTAGATATTCTATTGCATCTTCTTACTTTGATATAGATAGTCTAGATGCTGCAAGCGATTACATAGAAAAAGTGAAGATTTATGCTGATATTGATAATGATAAAGAGTATCAGAACACTTACTTAGGGCTTAAAGGGGCTATTTTAATTAAACAAAAAAAATACCTAGAAGGGTTAGATGTAGCCAATCAATATATTTCTAATGACTATGAAAAAGGAGATGATGAGTTGTCTCATTCTTTTGCCATGCAAGGAATAGCCTACGAGGGATTAGATTTAACAGAAAAGGCGACTACTTCATTTATAATTTCAGATAGTCTTTTTGTAGCAGCAGGATCTGATTATTATTTTGATGAGCTCAAGCATACATTTGATTATTTACTTAATCATTATAAGAATGAAGGAAACACAGATAAGCAAATAGAATACCTAAATAAAATGATTGCCTATGAGGAATCATTAGGTAGTATTAAAGAGTCAGTGAGTAACGGTGTCGTGTCTATGTATACTATCCCTGAGCTTACAGCTGAGAAGGAACTTTTAATACATAAGCTAGAAAAGGAAAAGTCAACAAGTAATGCTGGTGTTATTCTATTCTTAATCTTGAGTTGTATAGGAGTCATCGTAGCGATATTTCAATATAGAAAAAGGCTTATTTATAAAAAGAGGTTTGATAATCTCAAAGCGGCAATTGAAAAGCGCATTAAAAATGAGGTGTCATCTCCTATAAATACTACTAGCACGACTGAGACAACTATTAAAAGTTCTCCGCCACAATTAAAGTCTACACAAACAGATAAAATTAAAGCTGGTCTCAAAACTTTTGAGGACACATTAATGTTTACAGAGGAAAATATCACGCTTAAGAGTCTAGCTCTCCAGGTAGGTACTAATTCAACATATCTATCTAAGTATATTAATGATGACAAATCAGAGAATTTCTCTGTTTATATTAATGACCTGCGTATTAATCATATACTCAAACTACTCTATAGTTCTGAGAAAATAAGAACGTACACAGTGAGTGCTCTAGCAAAAGAGGTTGGTTTTTCTAATCCAAAATCTTTTTCTAATCACTTTAAGCGTATTACTGGGCTTTCGGTGACTTATTTCATAAAAAATCTTGAGAATATTAAAGCGGCTCCTGCGAAAGAAAAGGGTGATAATGTAATTGATTTTTTAGAGCGAATTAATAAAACGGGTTAA
- a CDS encoding bifunctional response regulator/alkaline phosphatase family protein, whose product MSNIQILWVDDEIDLLKPHILFLEKKNYSVTTCDNGAEAVEMIDEQNFDIIFLDENMPGLSGLETLSEIKNKRENVPVVMITKSEEEYIMEEAIGSKIVDYLIKPVNPNQILLSLKKNLDHSRLISQKTTSSYQQEFRKIAMDLSMVNSFEEWSELYQKLIYWEMELEGIEDTGMFEILESQKSEANNQFCKFIDKNYPDWFNGYEGPTMSHTLFKDKVQPHLKKGSPTLFIVIDNMRYDQWKAFEPHLNAHYKKVQEEPYYSILPTATQYARNAIFSGLMPEEMKKKHPDLWLDDTDEGGKNMHEADFLEAQLKRLRLDLSWEYHKITNLKNGKKLADNFKSQKNNDLTVVVYNFVDMLSHSKTEMEVIKELASNDKAYRSLTESWFKNSPLLTMIQQAQELGMKLILTTDHGTINVKNPSKVIGDKNTSLNLRYKTGRSLTYENKDVLAAEDPRTIHLPTINMSSSFIFAKGDLFFAYPNNFNHYVSYYRNTYQHGGVSLEEMVIPFVVLEPK is encoded by the coding sequence ATGAGCAACATACAAATACTTTGGGTAGATGACGAAATTGACTTACTTAAGCCACATATTTTATTTCTTGAAAAGAAGAATTACAGCGTAACTACTTGTGATAATGGTGCCGAAGCTGTAGAAATGATAGATGAGCAAAACTTTGACATCATTTTTCTTGATGAAAATATGCCAGGTCTCTCAGGTCTAGAAACTCTGAGCGAAATCAAAAATAAACGGGAAAATGTTCCTGTTGTCATGATCACTAAAAGTGAGGAAGAGTATATTATGGAGGAAGCGATAGGCTCTAAAATAGTAGACTATCTCATTAAACCAGTAAATCCTAACCAGATATTACTGAGTTTAAAGAAAAATCTTGATCATAGTAGATTAATAAGTCAGAAAACTACTTCTTCATATCAGCAAGAATTCCGCAAGATTGCTATGGATTTATCTATGGTAAATAGTTTTGAAGAATGGTCTGAGCTGTACCAAAAGCTTATTTACTGGGAGATGGAGCTTGAGGGGATAGAAGATACTGGAATGTTTGAAATATTAGAATCTCAAAAATCTGAAGCAAATAATCAGTTTTGTAAATTTATTGATAAAAATTACCCAGACTGGTTTAACGGCTATGAGGGACCTACGATGTCTCACACATTATTTAAAGACAAGGTACAACCACACCTTAAAAAAGGTAGTCCTACCCTATTCATTGTCATAGATAACATGCGCTATGATCAATGGAAGGCTTTTGAGCCTCACCTTAATGCGCATTATAAAAAAGTACAAGAAGAACCTTATTACAGCATCTTGCCTACTGCAACTCAGTATGCTCGTAATGCTATATTTTCTGGACTCATGCCAGAAGAGATGAAAAAGAAGCATCCAGACTTATGGCTTGATGATACAGATGAGGGAGGAAAAAATATGCACGAAGCAGATTTTCTTGAGGCACAACTTAAAAGACTACGTCTTGACCTAAGCTGGGAATATCACAAAATCACCAACTTAAAAAACGGTAAAAAACTTGCCGATAATTTTAAATCTCAGAAAAATAATGACCTTACGGTAGTCGTTTACAATTTTGTAGATATGCTTTCTCACTCTAAGACAGAAATGGAAGTAATTAAAGAACTCGCTAGTAATGACAAGGCTTACAGATCACTTACAGAGAGTTGGTTTAAAAATTCACCGTTACTCACGATGATACAGCAAGCGCAAGAGCTAGGCATGAAGCTTATACTTACTACAGATCATGGCACTATTAATGTCAAAAATCCATCTAAAGTTATTGGTGATAAGAATACAAGTCTCAACCTGCGTTATAAAACAGGAAGAAGTCTGACGTATGAAAATAAAGACGTACTCGCTGCCGAAGATCCTCGCACGATACACCTACCTACTATTAATATGAGTAGCTCATTCATATTTGCAAAGGGAGATCTATTCTTTGCGTATCCTAATAATTTTAATCACTACGTAAGTTATTATAGAAATACATACCAGCATGGTGGCGTAAGCCTTGAAGAAATGGTGATTCCTTTTGTCGTGCTTGAACCTAAATAG
- a CDS encoding HD domain-containing protein — protein sequence MRSPKVTIINDPIYGFITIPNGIVFDLIQHKYFQRLRRITQMGLSYLVYPGAHHTRFQHAIGCLGVMQKAIKVLEDKGVEISPEEKEGVFIAILLHDIGHGPFSHAMEHSIVEGVSHEHISSLFMEGLNTEFNGSLTLAIEIFKGSYHRSFLNQLVSGQLDMDRTDYLKRDSFYTGMAEGNINTERIVAMLNVMDDKLVVEEKGVYTVEKFLVARRLMYWQVYLHKTGIVAEQLITRVLKRAKELSHNGVVLTSSKALQYFLQHRIDSDTIKNSLDTFAQLDDYDIISAMKEWCFHEDFVLSELSKAIINRDLLNVKIKKKPFAPSKLEQHKSLLMEKFNITEHEASYFVFTGTISNQAYNYEKGGINILLNSGKIVDVVKASDQLSLKSLTKEVVKNYLCYPKPKR from the coding sequence TTGAGGTCTCCCAAAGTTACAATTATTAACGACCCTATTTATGGGTTTATTACTATACCTAATGGTATAGTCTTTGATTTGATACAGCACAAATACTTTCAAAGACTACGACGTATCACGCAGATGGGATTGTCATATCTTGTATATCCTGGTGCGCATCATACTCGTTTTCAGCACGCGATAGGATGTCTGGGCGTTATGCAGAAAGCCATCAAAGTCCTTGAAGACAAAGGTGTTGAGATATCACCTGAAGAAAAAGAAGGTGTGTTTATAGCAATCTTACTTCACGATATAGGTCATGGTCCTTTCTCTCATGCTATGGAACATAGTATTGTAGAGGGTGTAAGTCATGAGCACATTTCTAGCTTATTTATGGAGGGTCTCAATACGGAGTTTAACGGAAGTTTAACGCTGGCAATAGAGATTTTCAAGGGATCATATCATCGCTCTTTTTTAAATCAGCTGGTTTCTGGTCAGCTAGATATGGATCGTACCGACTATTTAAAACGTGATAGTTTTTATACGGGAATGGCCGAGGGTAACATTAATACGGAGCGTATAGTTGCTATGCTTAACGTGATGGATGACAAGCTTGTAGTAGAAGAAAAAGGAGTCTATACTGTAGAGAAGTTTCTTGTCGCTAGAAGGCTTATGTACTGGCAGGTGTACCTACATAAAACAGGTATTGTAGCAGAGCAATTAATAACGAGGGTACTCAAGCGTGCAAAAGAGCTCTCTCATAACGGAGTTGTGCTAACTTCGAGTAAAGCTTTACAGTATTTTTTACAACATAGAATAGATAGTGATACCATAAAAAATAGCCTTGATACGTTTGCTCAGCTAGACGATTATGATATTATTTCTGCTATGAAAGAATGGTGTTTTCATGAGGATTTTGTGCTTTCTGAGCTGTCTAAGGCGATTATAAATAGAGATCTTTTGAATGTAAAAATTAAAAAGAAACCATTTGCACCGTCTAAGCTTGAGCAACATAAGTCCTTATTAATGGAGAAGTTTAATATAACGGAACATGAGGCATCATACTTTGTGTTTACAGGTACTATATCAAACCAAGCATATAATTATGAGAAAGGTGGAATCAATATTCTTCTCAATAGTGGGAAGATTGTAGATGTGGTAAAAGCAAGTGATCAATTAAGTTTAAAGTCACTTACAAAAGAAGTAGTTAAAAACTATCTCTGTTACCCAAAACCTAAACGTTAA
- the lpxD gene encoding UDP-3-O-(3-hydroxymyristoyl)glucosamine N-acyltransferase: MKFTANQIAGILEGTIEGNPDVEVSKLAKIEEGIPGSLTFLANPKYTSFIYTTEASIAIVGNDFEPEQPVKPTLIRVEDAYKSFSKLLEYYNQVKLNKSGIEQPCFISETATYGDGLYLGAFSYLGENVTIGSNVKIYPNVYIGDNVTIGDNCVLFAGSKVYSDCVIGNTVYIHSGAIVGADGFGFTPNEKGEYSKVPQTGNVIIEDHVDIGAGTTIDRATLGSTVIRTGVKLDNQIQIAHNVEIGSHTAIAAQTGIAGSTKIGKHCLIGGQVGISGHLTIGDNVRIQAQSGIGRNIKDNEVLQGSPSFNYADWNRSYVHFKNLPKIVQTVNELKKQQNNE; encoded by the coding sequence ATGAAATTTACCGCAAATCAAATCGCAGGAATACTAGAAGGAACTATAGAAGGTAACCCCGATGTAGAAGTATCAAAGCTTGCAAAAATAGAAGAAGGGATCCCAGGGTCTCTAACCTTCTTAGCAAATCCTAAGTACACATCATTTATATATACTACAGAGGCAAGTATTGCCATTGTAGGTAATGACTTTGAACCAGAGCAACCCGTTAAGCCTACGCTTATACGAGTAGAGGATGCCTATAAGTCATTTTCAAAACTTCTAGAATATTATAATCAAGTAAAACTTAATAAGTCGGGAATAGAGCAGCCTTGCTTTATTTCTGAAACAGCTACTTATGGAGACGGACTGTATCTAGGAGCTTTTTCATACCTAGGAGAGAACGTAACTATAGGGAGTAATGTAAAAATTTATCCTAATGTTTATATAGGGGATAATGTTACTATAGGAGACAATTGTGTGCTCTTTGCAGGATCTAAAGTGTATTCTGACTGTGTTATAGGTAACACGGTCTACATACACAGTGGTGCTATTGTAGGTGCAGATGGTTTTGGCTTTACTCCAAATGAAAAAGGAGAGTATAGTAAAGTACCACAAACAGGAAATGTAATTATAGAAGATCACGTAGATATAGGAGCAGGAACTACGATAGATCGTGCAACATTAGGATCTACTGTGATTAGAACAGGTGTTAAACTTGATAACCAGATTCAGATTGCACATAATGTAGAGATAGGTTCTCATACAGCCATTGCTGCACAAACAGGTATTGCTGGTTCTACTAAAATAGGAAAGCACTGTCTTATAGGTGGTCAAGTGGGTATCTCTGGACACCTAACCATAGGTGATAATGTGCGTATACAAGCACAATCTGGAATAGGAAGAAATATAAAGGATAATGAAGTGCTGCAGGGATCTCCATCATTTAATTATGCTGATTGGAATCGTTCTTACGTACACTTTAAAAATTTACCAAAAATTGTACAAACGGTAAACGAATTAAAAAAACAACAAAATAATGAGTAA
- a CDS encoding bifunctional UDP-3-O-[3-hydroxymyristoyl] N-acetylglucosamine deacetylase/3-hydroxyacyl-ACP dehydratase, with the protein MSNAKAQQRTIAKEISLQGVGLHTGADVLMTFKPAPENHGYKFKRLDLEGEPVLNADASLVTNTQRGTNLERNGVSIQTTEHVLAACVGLEIDNLLIELNASEPPIMDGSSKFFVEALEEAGVLEQDAVRDEYVVKEIITYLDEESGSEIILMPADEYQVTTMVDFGTKVLGTQNASIQHISQFKEEISDSRTFSFLHEIEMLLEHGLIKGGDLNNAIVYVDKELSASTMEKLKVAFNKDDIAVKPNGILDNLTLHHANEAARHKLLDVIGDLALVGTRIRGKIIANKPGHFINTQFAKKLQKIIKNERRNYVPDVDLHATPVKDVNQIMEMLPHRPPFLLVDKILELTKEHVIGVKNVTMNEPFFVGHFPGSPVMPGVLQIEAMAQTGGILVLSTVPDPENYLTYLLKIDKVRYKHQVVPGDTLIFKLDLMSPIRRGICQMQARAYANGKLVSEAEIMAQIVKVKNL; encoded by the coding sequence ATGAGTAACGCTAAAGCACAACAACGTACGATAGCTAAAGAAATAAGCTTACAAGGTGTAGGTTTGCACACAGGTGCAGATGTACTAATGACCTTTAAGCCAGCTCCAGAAAACCACGGCTATAAATTTAAACGCCTTGATCTTGAAGGAGAGCCAGTACTAAATGCAGATGCTTCTCTTGTAACCAATACACAACGAGGAACAAACCTTGAAAGAAACGGCGTTTCTATTCAAACTACAGAGCACGTACTTGCTGCTTGCGTAGGACTTGAAATAGATAACCTTCTTATTGAGCTTAATGCTTCTGAGCCTCCTATTATGGATGGCTCTTCGAAGTTTTTTGTAGAAGCACTTGAAGAAGCAGGGGTTCTAGAACAGGATGCTGTACGTGATGAATATGTGGTGAAAGAAATTATCACTTATCTAGACGAAGAGTCTGGGAGTGAGATTATTTTAATGCCGGCAGATGAGTATCAAGTTACTACTATGGTAGACTTTGGTACTAAAGTGCTAGGTACTCAGAATGCAAGCATACAACACATATCGCAATTTAAGGAGGAAATTTCAGATAGTAGAACATTTAGTTTTCTACATGAGATAGAGATGTTGCTTGAGCACGGTCTCATTAAAGGTGGAGATCTCAATAATGCGATTGTATATGTAGATAAAGAATTATCTGCTAGTACAATGGAAAAATTGAAGGTAGCCTTTAATAAGGATGATATCGCTGTAAAGCCTAACGGCATACTAGATAACCTTACTCTGCACCATGCTAATGAAGCAGCACGTCATAAACTACTTGACGTTATAGGAGACTTAGCACTAGTAGGTACAAGAATACGTGGTAAAATCATTGCAAATAAGCCTGGTCACTTTATAAACACACAGTTTGCAAAAAAACTTCAGAAAATTATTAAGAATGAACGCCGTAATTATGTTCCAGATGTAGATTTGCATGCGACCCCTGTAAAGGACGTAAATCAAATAATGGAGATGTTACCTCATAGACCTCCATTCTTGCTTGTAGATAAGATTTTAGAGCTCACAAAAGAGCATGTGATTGGAGTGAAAAATGTAACAATGAATGAACCATTCTTTGTGGGGCATTTTCCCGGATCTCCGGTAATGCCTGGCGTACTTCAAATAGAAGCAATGGCTCAAACGGGAGGTATTTTAGTTTTAAGTACCGTTCCAGATCCAGAAAACTATCTAACTTATTTACTTAAAATAGATAAAGTAAGATATAAGCATCAGGTGGTACCTGGTGATACTCTTATTTTCAAATTAGACCTAATGTCACCTATACGTAGAGGAATCTGCCAGATGCAAGCTCGCGCTTATGCAAATGGTAAACTTGTCTCAGAAGCCGAAATAATGGCGCAAATAGTAAAAGTAAAAAATCTCTAG
- the lpxA gene encoding acyl-ACP--UDP-N-acetylglucosamine O-acyltransferase, which produces MNQPLAYVHPGAKIAKNVVIEPFTTIHNNVVIGEGSWIGSNVTIMEGARIGKNVSIFPGAVISAVPQDKKFNDEDTVTIIGDNTTIRECVTINRGTSDRMKTQVGNNCWIMAYCHIAHDCIVGDNCIFSNNSTLAGHITVGDYVVLAGMAAIQQFCTIGSHAFVTGGSLVRKDVPPFVKAGREPLSYVGINSIGLRRRGFTTEKIREIQDIFRILYQKNYNNSQAVAIIEAEMEATQERDEILQFIRNSQRGIMKGYFNS; this is translated from the coding sequence ATGAATCAACCACTAGCATATGTACACCCAGGTGCAAAAATTGCAAAGAATGTTGTTATCGAGCCATTTACAACCATTCATAATAACGTTGTAATAGGCGAGGGTAGCTGGATAGGGTCTAATGTGACTATTATGGAAGGTGCTCGTATAGGAAAGAACGTAAGTATCTTTCCAGGCGCAGTAATCTCTGCAGTACCACAGGATAAAAAGTTTAATGACGAGGATACCGTTACTATTATAGGTGATAATACAACGATACGTGAGTGTGTGACCATTAACCGTGGCACCTCAGATCGTATGAAAACTCAGGTAGGAAACAATTGTTGGATTATGGCATACTGCCATATTGCTCATGATTGTATCGTAGGTGATAATTGTATTTTTTCTAATAACAGTACGCTTGCTGGGCACATTACTGTAGGTGACTACGTGGTACTAGCTGGTATGGCTGCTATACAGCAGTTTTGTACGATAGGAAGCCATGCTTTTGTAACTGGTGGGTCACTAGTACGTAAGGATGTACCGCCTTTTGTTAAGGCCGGTCGCGAGCCGTTGAGCTACGTAGGGATTAATTCTATAGGACTACGTCGTCGCGGATTTACAACAGAAAAAATACGTGAGATCCAGGATATATTCCGCATCTTGTATCAGAAGAATTATAACAACTCTCAAGCTGTTGCGATTATTGAAGCAGAGATGGAAGCTACTCAGGAACGTGATGAGATATTGCAATTTATACGTAATTCTCAACGCGGTATTATGAAAGGATACTTCAATTCATAA
- the efp gene encoding elongation factor P, with product MATTSDIRNGLCIHYNHDIYKIIEFLHVKPGKGPAFVRTKMKSVTSGKVLDNTFSAGHKIEEVRVETHKFQFLYNDGEGYHFMNTEDYTQIALQETALDRSDLLKEGEVVTVLINTEDNAPLSVDMPASVILEVSHTEPGVKGNTATNATKPATVETGAEVNVPLFINEGDKIKIETDKGTYKERVKE from the coding sequence ATGGCAACAACATCAGACATACGCAACGGACTTTGTATACACTACAATCACGATATTTATAAAATCATCGAGTTTTTACACGTAAAGCCGGGTAAAGGCCCAGCATTTGTAAGAACAAAAATGAAAAGTGTTACCTCTGGAAAAGTATTAGATAATACATTTTCTGCAGGACATAAGATTGAAGAAGTACGTGTAGAAACACATAAGTTCCAGTTTTTATATAATGATGGAGAGGGGTATCACTTTATGAATACAGAAGACTACACGCAAATCGCTTTACAAGAGACTGCGTTAGATCGTTCTGATTTATTAAAGGAAGGAGAGGTTGTTACCGTACTTATAAATACGGAAGATAACGCACCACTTTCTGTAGACATGCCTGCTTCTGTAATACTTGAAGTGAGTCACACAGAGCCAGGAGTAAAAGGTAATACAGCAACTAACGCTACAAAGCCAGCAACTGTTGAGACAGGAGCAGAGGTAAACGTTCCTTTGTTTATTAATGAAGGAGATAAGATAAAAATAGAGACCGATAAAGGGACCTATAAAGAGCGCGTTAAGGAGTAA
- a CDS encoding UDP-3-O-(3-hydroxymyristoyl)glucosamine N-acyltransferase, translated as MKFKKQHTLQDIASLLNITFVGDPSFPVLGMNEIHVVTPGDIVFVDHPKYYDKALQSAATIVLINKEVACPEGKALLISDDPFRDFNKLTDHFKPFKSAAAAIAETAIIGQGTVIQPNVFIGNNVVIGDHCTIHPNVCLYDNTIIGDNVTIHAGSILGADAFYYKKRPEGFDKLKSGGRVVIEDNVDIGAGTTIDKGVTGDTTVRKGTKIDNQVHVGHDTVIGERVLIAAQTTIAGCVVIEDEVTLWGQVGVTSGISIGKKAIISAQSGVSKSLEGEKSYFGSPAGDFRTKYKELAALRQVQELLEKLKQQ; from the coding sequence GTGAAATTTAAAAAACAACATACGCTTCAAGATATTGCAAGTCTTCTTAATATCACTTTTGTGGGTGATCCTTCGTTTCCAGTTTTGGGTATGAATGAGATCCATGTAGTAACACCAGGAGATATTGTTTTTGTAGATCATCCTAAGTATTACGACAAGGCGCTACAAAGTGCCGCGACTATTGTGCTTATAAACAAAGAAGTAGCTTGCCCAGAGGGTAAAGCACTTTTAATATCTGATGATCCTTTTAGAGATTTTAATAAGCTTACAGATCACTTTAAACCTTTTAAAAGCGCTGCTGCTGCTATAGCAGAGACGGCAATTATAGGTCAAGGAACCGTTATACAGCCTAATGTCTTCATTGGGAATAATGTGGTTATAGGTGATCACTGTACCATACATCCTAATGTATGTCTCTATGACAATACGATTATAGGTGATAACGTTACTATACACGCAGGAAGCATACTAGGTGCAGACGCTTTTTATTACAAAAAACGTCCAGAAGGTTTTGATAAACTTAAATCTGGTGGTCGTGTTGTAATAGAAGATAATGTAGATATAGGAGCTGGGACGACTATAGACAAGGGTGTTACTGGTGATACTACTGTAAGAAAAGGAACTAAGATTGATAACCAGGTTCATGTAGGGCATGATACTGTTATAGGAGAACGTGTTTTAATCGCGGCTCAAACTACCATAGCTGGTTGTGTCGTTATAGAGGACGAGGTGACGTTATGGGGTCAGGTAGGAGTTACTAGTGGTATATCTATAGGGAAGAAGGCTATCATATCTGCACAAAGTGGTGTGAGTAAGTCCCTAGAAGGAGAAAAAAGTTATTTTGGGTCACCAGCAGGTGATTTCAGAACAAAATATAAAGAGCTTGCAGCGTTGAGACAAGTGCAAGAATTATTAGAAAAACTAAAGCAACAATAA
- a CDS encoding nuclear transport factor 2 family protein: MAKSNKKIVKEFYSSDFFNDTTAFDEYIHPDMQLFWNAKTGYNHMEIAGLKEMAAEAGKSFDAVRPEITHLLSKEDQVVIRFTYFVTTIEQPDTEQPMAHFMAIWEMKDGLMYRGYQMSQPAEEAKESMKSWK; the protein is encoded by the coding sequence ATGGCTAAGAGTAATAAGAAAATCGTAAAAGAGTTTTATAGCTCAGACTTTTTTAATGACACAACTGCTTTTGATGAGTATATTCATCCTGATATGCAGCTTTTTTGGAATGCAAAAACAGGCTACAACCATATGGAAATAGCAGGATTAAAAGAAATGGCAGCAGAGGCTGGTAAATCTTTTGATGCAGTACGTCCAGAGATTACACACCTTCTTTCTAAAGAGGATCAGGTAGTGATAAGGTTCACGTATTTTGTAACTACGATTGAGCAACCAGATACAGAGCAACCTATGGCACATTTTATGGCTATATGGGAAATGAAAGATGGTTTGATGTATAGAGGGTACCAAATGAGCCAACCAGCAGAAGAAGCAAAAGAGAGCATGAAATCTTGGAAGTAA
- the sucD gene encoding succinate--CoA ligase subunit alpha: MSVLVNKDSKIIVQGFTGSEGTFHAGQMIDYGTNVVGGVTPGKGGQTHLDKPVFNTVQEAVEKVGADTTIIFVPPAFAADAIMEAADAGIKVIITITEGIPVADMIKASDYISTKECRLIGPNCPGVITPGEAKVGIMPGFVFKKGTVGIVSKSGTLTYEAADQVVKQGLGITTAIGIGGDPIIGTTTKEAVELLINDPETEAVVMIGEIGGQLEGDAAKWYKESGSKKPVIGFIAGETAPAGRTMGHAGAIVGGSDDTAQAKKAIMRECGIHVVDSPAEIGKKVAEVLGK, translated from the coding sequence ATGAGCGTTTTAGTTAATAAAGATTCGAAAATAATTGTTCAAGGATTCACAGGTAGCGAGGGAACTTTCCACGCGGGCCAGATGATTGATTATGGAACAAACGTAGTAGGTGGTGTAACTCCAGGAAAAGGAGGACAAACACATCTTGATAAGCCTGTTTTTAATACTGTTCAAGAAGCAGTAGAAAAAGTAGGAGCAGATACTACCATTATTTTTGTACCGCCAGCATTTGCTGCAGATGCAATTATGGAAGCTGCAGATGCAGGAATCAAAGTGATTATCACAATTACAGAAGGTATCCCTGTTGCAGATATGATCAAAGCATCAGACTATATCTCAACAAAAGAGTGTCGCCTTATAGGACCTAACTGTCCAGGAGTTATCACTCCAGGTGAGGCAAAAGTAGGTATCATGCCAGGTTTTGTATTTAAAAAGGGTACTGTAGGTATTGTTTCAAAATCTGGAACACTTACGTATGAAGCGGCAGATCAGGTTGTAAAACAAGGTCTTGGTATTACTACAGCAATCGGTATTGGAGGAGATCCTATTATAGGAACTACTACAAAAGAAGCAGTAGAATTACTTATTAATGATCCAGAAACTGAAGCTGTTGTAATGATAGGTGAGATAGGTGGTCAACTAGAAGGTGACGCTGCAAAGTGGTATAAAGAAAGCGGTAGTAAGAAACCAGTGATAGGTTTTATCGCAGGTGAGACTGCGCCAGCAGGACGTACTATGGGTCATGCAGGAGCAATTGTAGGTGGATCTGATGATACAGCACAAGCTAAAAAAGCAATCATGAGAGAATGTGGTATTCACGTTGTGGATAGCCCAGCAGAAATAGGTAAAAAAGTTGCCGAAGTTTTAGGTAAATAA